CTGCGGCTGTGGCGTCGGCTTTGCCGTGGCCATGGCCCAGATGCCGGCGAGCACCATCGGCGTGGACAGGATCATGCCCATGGTCAGCCAGTTGGTATAGAGCAAATACCCGAGCTGGTGGTCGGGCTCGCGGAAGAACTCGATGAAGATGCGCGACAGGCCGTAGCCGCAGATGAAGGCGCCGCCGACGAAGCGAGGCGTCTTCAGTTTGAGCCGCGAATGAGTGAGGAAGCGCAGCACCAGGAACAGCACCAGGCCTTCGAGCAGCGCCTCGTAAAGCTGGCTCGGATGGCGAGGGTCGAGGCCGGCGGGACATTGCCCCAGCGCCTGCTGGAGGCGATCGTTGCAGAAGACGACGCCCCAGGGCATGTCGGTTGGCCTGCCCCAAAGCTCGGCATTGATGAAGTTGCAGACGCGCACCAGCCCAAGGCCGACCGGCACGCCGGCTGACACCACGTCGAACAATGTCCAGGTGTAGATGCCACGCTTGAGCGAAAAAAGCGTCATGGCGAGGATGACACCGAGCAGGCCGCCATGGAATGACATGCCGCCCTGCCAGACGGCGAAAATGTCGAGCGGGTGCGCAATGTAGCGCTTCAAGTCGTAGAACAGCACGTAGCCGGTGCGCCCGCCGAGCACGACGCCGATCGCCGCCCAGACGATGAAGTCGTCTAGGTCCTCGGGCTTCATCGGCAGGTGGCCGTCGGGCCAGAGGCGTGCGTTGGTGACCAGCCGCTTGGCATACCACCAGGCAAAGAGGATGCCGACGATGTAGCCGACGCCGTACCAGTGCACAGCCAGCGGCCCGATATTGACGATGACCGGATCGATGTTGGGGAAGGGCAGGGAGGCCAGCGGCAGCAGGAAATATTCGCTCAACAGGGTCTCCAGGGCGCGGTCATGTTCGGGCGCGGACCATGCGGCAGGGTTTTGGCGGGGTCAAGGCAACGGCAGCGCGGCAAATCTGAATTTGGGACGCAGCTAATCGCCGTTACGTGGCGGCTTTGGCTTTTGGCCTTGGGCCAATTCCCTGTATTTGGCTTCCAAGCGGTCAAACACCTCTTCGGCATGCATTGTCCGCTTTGCTTCGACGTCGCTGATGCCCTTGGCGAGCGCTGCGTCTAGTGCGGCAATGCGCTTTTCCGAACCCCCAGTGTTGGGCATCCCACGCTCCCGTTCGAAACATCCTATCAGATAATAACGACAACGACGGACACGGTGAGATCAAATCGTAACCACGTGAGCACGCCGCAATGCGCTTGCATTCCGCGCCGCGCGCCACTACGTCAAAACGACAAAGCGAGGATCTGCCATGGCGACCGGACCGAACCGCATTCTCGACGAATTCGCAAAGATCATGACCGACGCCGCGGGTGCCGCGCAGGGCGTTCGTCGCGAGGTGGAGACGGCGTTCCGGGCGCAGGCCGAGCGCATGCTGAATTCCATGGATGTGGTGCAGCGCGAAGAATTCGAGGCGGTGCGCGAGATGGCGGTCAAGGCGCGGGAAGACAACATCCAACTGGCGACGCGCGTCGAGGCGCTCGAGGCCAAGCTCGCCGAATTGACCGGACAGGCCGCACCTGCGGGTGCCGCGAAGCCCCGCGCAAAAAAATA
This region of Mesorhizobium sp. M2A.F.Ca.ET.046.03.2.1 genomic DNA includes:
- the lgt gene encoding prolipoprotein diacylglyceryl transferase, yielding MSEYFLLPLASLPFPNIDPVIVNIGPLAVHWYGVGYIVGILFAWWYAKRLVTNARLWPDGHLPMKPEDLDDFIVWAAIGVVLGGRTGYVLFYDLKRYIAHPLDIFAVWQGGMSFHGGLLGVILAMTLFSLKRGIYTWTLFDVVSAGVPVGLGLVRVCNFINAELWGRPTDMPWGVVFCNDRLQQALGQCPAGLDPRHPSQLYEALLEGLVLFLVLRFLTHSRLKLKTPRFVGGAFICGYGLSRIFIEFFREPDHQLGYLLYTNWLTMGMILSTPMVLAGIWAMATAKPTPQPQAA
- a CDS encoding accessory factor UbiK family protein, with translation MATGPNRILDEFAKIMTDAAGAAQGVRREVETAFRAQAERMLNSMDVVQREEFEAVREMAVKAREDNIQLATRVEALEAKLAELTGQAAPAGAAKPRAKK